The stretch of DNA aataatataattgaatctcGCGATCTATTATTCTTACGTAAAGACAACATAGcatattttgttgatacaaACGGTAAACCTTTAGATTCCGGTTCGCAAAAGTTATTCGAACGAAACAAActtccaaatttaaataatcttatgtTAAATCAACCTAAAaccattaaagtaaaaaattattatcatataatattgccGATAAGCGAAGAACAACGAGAAGGCCCAACATTAACTTTATCTCGAATCATAACCgctttaaataacttaaaagaaactgttgaaaatttaaaaattgaaacacttAGTATTGCTAAAAcggattttattaacaatgtacCGTGGAACAATGTCAAAAATCAGctacaattaatattccttGACGcaccaattaaattaattatttgcaatggaTTAGTTAAATATCCACCTAGAGATCTACGACCAATAATAATAGGAGAAACGCACTGTTTACCCACTGGGGGACATCGCGGAGTAACTAAAACGTATAATAGaatcaaacataattattactgggaaaatttaaaaatagatgtacAGCGTTTTATCCAACAATGTTTACATTGCCAATTAAAGAAACTAGTTCGCGTAAAAACCAAACAACCTATGATAATTACCGATACACCCGGATCATCTTTCGATAAGGTCGCCATGGATATCGTAGGACCTTTGCCTAAAACCGAACGTGGCAATGAATATATCTTAACTCTACAAGACCAACTCACTAAATTTAGCATGGGAATACCGTTATCCGACCAAACTGCCGAAACGGTAACCGAAGCTTTCGTCGatcgatttatttgtgtattcggTTCTCCGAAAGCAATTTTAACAGACCAgggtagaaattttatcagtgacttaatgaaaaaggtagctaaaatatttaaaatttgtaaattccGTACAACCGCATTCCATCCTCAATCAAACGGCTCATTAGAAAGATCACATCACGCATTAggagaatatttaaagcaatatgCAAGAGAACAAAAACAGTGGGATAGATGGATAAGTCTCgcgatgtataattataacactAGTGTACATGAAGCAACTAAACACACGCCTTACGAATTAATCTTCGGTAAAATAGCACGAATTCCGTCAAATGAACCTTTAGCATCTGGCGATAAATTAGCAACTTACAAcgaatatcttgtaaatttaGTTAGTCAACTCCACgcaattcagaaaaatgcCCGAGAAAACGTTGtcgaagcaaaaattaaatcgaaaagacactatgataaaaagataaacccACAAACATTCAAACTTGGTGATCaagtctttttattaaaaggccCTAAACCTGGCAAATTTGGAGATCAATACACAGGACCCCATGAGgtcttagaaatattgaatagaaataacgtaagaattaaaataaaaaagaacagtcGCGTTGTACACCCTAATCGCCTACGAATCTCACACATCAAACCAACtcctaataattaagtaattttattattattaattaaaataagtaactataaaaaaaaaatatataaatatattttacacaaaaaaaaaaattttataaataaataaatgataaattgattagcAAATAAGGAAATAAGTAATAACAACAAGCTTGACAATTAAAGGTGCGctatattaatataccttAGACGTGCTAAATTTCAGATGGATCTCCgaggatttttaataatcgccGTGCTAAATTTTTGGTTACGCGGCACTAAAGGCATAATAGGATATGACTGCGGATCTGCATCGATGAACATTACGACTCTATCATTACTGGGGATAGAGGAATGTGATATACCACAGCCAGAAGTAGCAGCTCAgaagatttatatacaattgctacaaattaacgaatttaccTCCGCGAGAGTTATACaatgcaaaatagaaatagacagATTAATCAGGAGATGCGGAATGTTCTCTCACTCCATGGACGTGTACAACGGAAAGCACGCGTATATAGAAGAAGTATCAAGAGACGCCTGCCAACGAATGCATATGTATGGTACTTACGAAATCGGGAACACTCGAATAACAGGATTGAAATCCAATCAAACTGCAACACGACCGATAACACTGGCCGGACACGTGAACAATGATGGCACCTGTTCCGGAACAACATATAGCGATCCATTCGGCACATGGGAAAAAGCCGTGGTACTCGcaaccataaaaattacactacAGGATTATATAGCTGACGTGAAGATAAACACGAACCGAGTCCAACTGAGGTCTGGAGTGACCTGTGCGTTGAGCGCAACACATTGCACCGACATCGAGGGTGGGGATACCTACTGGGCATCCATGCCCACGGATACCTGCAGGTTCGGCACTTATGGAGTATTATATGAAGGATATGCACACAGAATAATAGACATCGTCAACAAACAACAGCAAATTGTTTATTCCATGACTACAGAAGACACAGTTTTTGCATTGGCAAGCAGAGACTCCTATTCTACTTGTGGATACACTCTTTTCCACACGGAACAtccaaaattagtaattttcgaAACTTCACCAGgcgtagcaatttttaaaaaagaatcacgCATAGCTAATTTGGACATTTTCACCTATAtgaattctaaatttgtatatgtagaGAAACATGTGCGGACTCAATTTAGTGAactatataagaatattttactgcaACAATGTCAGCTcgaacagaaaatattacacaattcatTAGCCATAGCCACTCAATCACCGGATGTTTTCGCTTATCACTTTATGAAGGGACCAGGATACATGGCCTTACTGGCTGGCGAAGTAATACACATAGTAAAATGTGTGCCTGTCGAAGTAAGAGTAGCACACACCGAAGAATGCTATGATCAATTGCCTGTGACGCGAGAAAAcagaacacaatttttaacaccGCAAACCCATATACTATTACGACAAGGAACGCAGATTACGTGCAATTTGTTCGCACCACCTATGTATCTTCTGGGAGATGCATGGTATAGACTCACTCCTAAACCAATACATACAGTACCGCCGATGACCATGAAACCGATGACAACACCTAGCTGGAAATATATTAGCCCCGGATCACTTGCTACCAGCGGCATATATACTGAAGGAGATTTAAGCGATCTCAGGGATCATATTATGTTTCCTGCTGAGAGACCAGCAATGTTAAACACCTTGGCCAGAGGAATGATGGGCCACTCTACGATTATGCACGATGGAGGATCTTTTGCAAACTTCCTAGATGAAGCATCAGTTGAAAAAATAGCTATGTCAGCATGGCAGAAATTTTGGGATCGATTCCTAATTTTCGGCAATATAAGCGCTggatttttaggaatttactTGGCAGTAAGagcagtaaaattaatattggataCCATTGTGCATGGCTATGCTCTACACACAGTATACGGATGGTCCATATACCTGCTTGGAGCCATTTGGGACTCGTTAACTCAGCTCCTATTACacttaaaactgaaaaaaccaCGCGATGGAAATAGAGAAACTATGCAACCGTCCGCAGAACGAAACCCGATAGAAGACTCTTCACAGAGGGGAACCTACCCCCTATTACCTGCAAAGGATGCATCCACTTATACATTCGCACTAAAGGACTGaccgcttgatttctctttcccttgaaaaaaaaagggaaaaaaaaagggggaaaaaaaaagaggggaacggaaagaaggaaaagaagaaaaaaaaaaacataaacaacAGCTTCCCTACCAACCTTACATAAGCGCCAACTCTgacaattcttatttttcttatttacgcattttattgttttatctcattttaatcTGTTTTGCTCCTTCTTATGGGGTCTCGCGGTTGCGACCCGAAATTCGCACCTAACCCCAACACCAcctttttgtttatagaaacatGGAGATCGAACACCTCGATACTCAAACACTGAGCCGCTCGCCGTTTGCTGTTAAAATAATCAGGGTGTTTTCGCCCACGCTGATTTGGATTCACCTGGAAAATAGTAAAgaatctttccaaaaaatgaTGGAAGACTTCAACCAGCGGATGAACAAACGCCGATTTTTCCATTCGAATACAAAACTAGGCGACATTGTTGCCCTCGAAACGAATGGAGGATGGCAACGCGGCATCGTTACAAAAATGAACGGAGATGGGACAGCGCAGGTAGGACTCCGAGATTGGGGCGTGTATGTCCGCCATGCAATCGCTGAACTCTACCATCTCGAGGAGAGGTTTAGAGAACATTTCTGGCAAGCCGTGCCATGTAGCTTAGCCTACACAGCCCCTGCCACCACAGGACCCACATGGTCCCGCAGAGCCATAAATGTTACCAGAAGCATCGCCGAACAGCAAACCGGAATTATGCAGATAATCAAACCAATTCGTGACGAAGGTGCACTcatcaaattagatattaagAACGAAACTAACAACGTCTACCACAACCTCAGAgacttattaatagaattaggaGTCGCGCAAAAAATAGCGAATATAGCCACACACACCGTACCATCCGCGTTGAGTTAAACACCACACCCTTATTATCACGCATAaggatatatacat from Linepithema humile isolate Giens D197 chromosome 2, Lhum_UNIL_v1.0, whole genome shotgun sequence encodes:
- the LOC136997654 gene encoding uncharacterized protein; translated protein: MFSHSMDVYNGKHAYIEEVSRDACQRMHMYGTYEIGNTRITGLKSNQTATRPITLAGHVNNDGTCSGTTYSDPFGTWEKAVVLATIKITLQDYIADVKINTNRVQLRSGVTCALSATHCTDIEGGDTYWASMPTDTCRFGTYGVLYEGYAHRIIDIVNKQQQIVYSMTTEDTVFALASRDSYSTCGYTLFHTEHPKLVIFETSPGVAIFKKESRIANLDIFTYMNSKFVYVEKHVRTQFSELYKNILLQQCQLEQKILHNSLAIATQSPDVFAYHFMKGPGYMALLAGEVIHIVKCVPVEVRVAHTEECYDQLPVTRENRTQFLTPQTHILLRQGTQITCNLFAPPMYLLGDAWYRLTPKPIHTVPPMTMKPMTTPSWKYISPGSLATSGIYTEGDLSDLRDHIMFPAERPAMLNTLARGMMGHSTIMHDGGSFANFLDEASVEKIAMSAWQKFWDRFLIFGNISAGFLGIYLAVRAVKLILDTIVHGYALHTVYGWSIYLLGAIWDSLTQLLLHLKLKKPRDGNRETMQPSAERNPIEDSSQRGTYPLLPAKDASTYTFALKD